The Malaclemys terrapin pileata isolate rMalTer1 chromosome 7, rMalTer1.hap1, whole genome shotgun sequence nucleotide sequence ttttttaacCCACTGAATTATTAACCTGTTTAATTCACTGACGTACATTACCACTGAGGCAAGAGAGAGCCTcctaggattaaaaaaaatgatactTTTATATTGATGATGAGAACATCTACAGAAAATCAGAGGTATAAACCCTTGTGTTTCAGGGTATAAACCAAGCCAGCCACTAATCTTGGGtgtttaggaagaaacttcccttatgtgcaggttattccataaGTGAAGTCTCTTGCACTTTCCTGTCAAGCATCTGGTACTAGGCATTGTCATAGATGAGATACTGAACTAGAGAAATCACTGGTGTGATCCAATATGGTGGCTCCTCTACATCTATCTTAGTTCTATATGGGCTTTGCTTGAGGCGGTGCTTCTTATAAATGATGTCATCTGAGACTTTTCTACTTCTGGTTTGTCCCTAAAATATAAGTTTTCTCTTCCCACCTTGCCATTCTTTTATCACCTCTAGAGACATACATACAAAACAAGTAATGAATCTAGTGATCCCTAGAATTGGGCACAATTTGTGTTTTAGGTAATTTTTAaactactgttttgtttttttaaatataaatagttATAGGATCGAACATTTACCCTGAAATGGACATATAAGTGAAGGGCGGGCTAAGAGTTTCCTAAATAAGGGAATAGTAATGCTTGCTTGttgtgatatttaaaaaatatgataTATAAATGCACTGCAATACCTTTAATATGAACTGCCTCACTAAAAGGAAGCTGAGGTAAAGATCAAAGAACCTTAAAGTAAGGCTTTTTCAAAAGAGTGAGTAAAGGTCTTACCATGGTTCCTGAAAAATACTACAGCAGCAATCACACACACGGTTACAAATAAAGCAACAAGGATGAAACACACATATCTTCCAGCTGAATCAATTGTGGTGGTCCCTAAAAGGGAGAGAACCATAAGTCTTCAATAAGGAGCCTTTTGAATAATTGACTTTaaagcgggggtgggggtaaagGCATCTGGTTACTTAACAATTGAACTGAGCAATTCCAGTCTGTATACATGAAAGAGAAATTGCACTAAAATAGGACTTCCCAAAAAGGTTATGCAGAAATGTTAACACTTGCTGAGGAACTTGAGAAACCCTGTTCTCTACACTGCAGCACGTGCTGTCTTCTTCCCAGCCTACTCCCTTAAGTTTCCTTCCATGTCCCTGTCAGACACTGGCAAACACTTCCTCCTCCCAGCAGATTGACATCTCATGGGCCATTCTGACCTCCCTCTGCTGTTTTGTCAGCACTGATAGTTGTTAACTGgttttaatttatttagtttaaatATGCAATGTATTTAgcatgaaaacaaacattttggaaggAGTGCTGTAAGAGGAAGGATAATGAAAGACAAAGTAGACCAAGGACTTGAAAGGGACTGCCAGAAGTACAGTATATGATCCTAGAGTGCTCATCATCTACTTAGCCTTAACGTTAATCCTTCCTGTGCTGCCAGTTGTTGCTTATGGTACAAACAAGACTCTCCCATCCTGGTCTGTTATGCTGTTTGGCAGAATGGCAAACTTGTGTTTCAATAacttaactttaaaaacaaaaacaaaaaacaaggatAGGTTGTTGGCCTATTTCTCAACCCCGCAGCCTGGCGGACCAGTGGAGTGCTGTCCATCTGATCTGCTACCCTTTGACCTGTCCAGTTTAGGTGGCCCTACCAGGAGTTAAAACTGCTGCCACCACAGCTCTGAGGGGCATTGGAACACAGAAGCCTTTCTACCATATCAAGCTGCAGTCCCTAGGGAAGGATCGTTAAAAAAGTCTCTGAAATTCAAATTTTTCTTTACCAAAAAGTAACTGCTCTAGACTTGAAAGCGTAAAAGACACACAATGGTAGGTCAGTGGacatagtgagagacagaacAAGCCATAATTCCTACTTCATCTATTTTGAACACAAACAATTCTGATGATAAATGCTCAACTAACCATTACTGTGGTTTTGAACACATGTCGTTAGGGTTCCTTTGTGCCTTCGACAATCATATTCACATTTGGCAAAATACGGAATTatctgaagaaaaaagaaaaatagaagaaaaattctAATATGCAGACAAGTAAATACTTAGCGACAGATTTATTCCTTCCTGTTTCTTTTATCCTGCTTGGCCCTTTGGTGTCCTATTCTGACTACTGAGTTTCTTAAAGAGACTATCACGTGACAATACATAAACTTTAAAAGTACTTTCCTTACTAATAACTTATGACTAAAATGAAAGAGTAATTTCCTTTTCACTGTTTATTCTGCTGGTTTATCTTGTGCATGACCATGTTACTGAAATGCCTGGGTTGCAAACACTAATTGGGAATATTTAAACAAtaaatttgttaaaattaaatagttttaaaatgaatttcattGAACCACTTCTTTTCATTTTAGTAAGTTCAATAAAACCTAGATTTGGGGCTTAAACTGCCTGTGTCCATTTAAATGATGCACATCAATAAAAGGAATAAAGAGCCCAGTACATGTGTCTTCTCAGGCTAAAAGGCAAACTACAGTATTAACATATGCTCTTTATAAAGCTGTACTTGGTAAGAGTCAAGGCTTTTCTATATTCTCTGGTGGTTCTATAGCTGGGAAATGCATCTGAGACTTATTGGAGGTGAAGTCAGAATAAGGTATATAATTGAAAATTGGCTGCTATACCATCATATATAAACCTCAGTTTGGGTACCAATAGTTTATATGCAACCACAATTTTGGGTccacactgaaattaatgggaaaactcctattgatttctatGGTACAGCTTATTATCCTACAACTTATTATGAACCTGACCATTGTGTATACATAACAAGAATACACAATCCCAACCTTAAATGGACCAATTTAGAATCTAGTCCTTTGTAGATGTTTTTAAGAATAAATATAAACTCCAGATAATACATTTCCCAGTTTATATGCTTATCTGCTCTGTGCAGTGAAGCAATTTTATGGCAATAGAAACCACAGGATTATAGATTCATCTGTTTGTCTTAGTTGTTCCCACATCTAGATCTTCACACATATATATCCCCAAAAGGCAAGAATTGAGAATCTGAAAACAGTTCTGTGAGTGTGGATCTGAAAAACACCCCAGTAATACCAAGACCTCAGTGTAAATATATTAAACACGTTTGTTTTAAGCGTTGTAGTACAGATGAATTATACTGTGCAGTTTATTTAATCACTATTAGTAGAAACAAAACTTATGTCCAGTAATCCATGTCCATGATGCTCATCAAGAGCTACGCAGTATTGCACACAGGTTTACTGGACATTAGTCAGAAACAATGTAGTATTTGCATACAATTCATTCATTTTAAAGAAGCTACTTTTTCCATTGCAAATTCAATCAAAATTGAACTTTACCTGTACAGAAATATTGTTGCTTTGATCACTCACTGGTATTCTAATAGAAGTTCTAATTTCATTGATCTAACGCAGATAGAAACCCCCagggaaaaaaaaggttgaaGCAAACGTGTTACACaaggaataatttaaaaataatacatagtaagtcaaaatatatttaaagtattGATCAGATTTATTGACACTATTAAATATAATACACATCTGTTGTTTTAAGTGATGATTATATCATTTTTAAATCTGATCTCTTGGCTAGGTAAGAAAAAATTTCAGAATATCTCAGTATGTAACCTTCATTAAGAATAAGTTTGAGTTTAGGTAACGCTTCTCTAAACTAGTACTGTATTACCATTTTACAGTCTATTATTCCACCTTCCCTGTGGAACACTCCCAATCGGAAAATGTTACAAAttgaagcatttttaaaatcttaaagaTAAATGGGAAAACCACGAGGTAGCACCATGGGGAGCAAAATGTttaaatcatagaagattagggttggaagagacctcaggaggtcatctagtccaaccccctgctcaaaacgggaccaacaccaactaaatcatcccagctagggctttgtcaagctgggccttaaaaacttctaaggatggagattccacgacctccctaggtaacccattccagtgcttcaccaccctcctagtaaaatagtttttcctaatagccaacctagacctctcacactgcaatttgagaccattgcttcttgttctgtcatctgccatcaatGGGAGCAGCCTAGCTCcgtcctctttgaaacccccttcaggtaggtgaaggctgctatcaaatcccccctcactcttctcttctgcagactaaacaagcccagttccctcagcctctcctcataagtcatgtgccccagcccactaatcattttcgttgccttccgctggactctctccaatttgctcacatcctttctgtagtgggaagcccaaaactggatgtaatactccagatgtaatccccaggtccttttctgcagaactgccgcttagccagttggtccccagcctgcagcggtgcatgggattcttccatcctaagtgcaggactatgaatttgtccttgttgaacctcatcaaatttcttttggcccaatcctccaatttgtctaggttactctggaccctatccctaccctccagcgtatctacctgtcccccaagcttagtgtcagCTGCGAACcttctgagggtgcaatccatcccatcagccagatcattaataaagatgttgaacaaaaccgacccctgggatactccgcttgatatcggctgccaactggACATCGATCCATTGATCAATACCCGTTGTGcacgacaatctagccagctttctatccaccttatagtccattcatccagtccatatttttttaacttgctggcaagaatactgtgggagaccatatgaaaagctttgctaaagccaagatatatcacatccactgctttccccatatccacagagccagtggaCAGTGTGTGCTGCAGATTAGTGACTAGACCTTCCAAATTAGCAGAACTCAAATACTCAGGCTCTGGGATTTTACCCAGTTCTCTTACCACCTGAAGCACAAAGAAAAACTTGCCACCTTCTTGGGGAAAAGGACTATAATTATTGGAGCACAGCTCTTCCTAAAGTAGGCTGTCATTCTCCTAGAACCCAGCACACAGATTTCTCATGGTCTGCTGGCCAGTTCCTCTAATTTGTCTGAAAAAAGCATGTCCCCTGCTAACTTGGTAAAATGGGTTGTAATATAGATTGtcaaaaaggagaggaaaaataaaagaaattggaTTTACCATTTTTGGGTATCTAAAAGAGCATGTGTATGTTTTAATGTTAGCGGTTATATGTACAAGAAAAATACCTTTGTCGTCAAATCCCGTTCAATGGGTACATCACATTTCTCACACTCACAGAGAAGTATGGTATATTTGGTCCCAAGGCTACTTGTGGTAAAATTCACTTCCACTTCTGCCTCTATTTTACATGCAGTTATATTTGgattccacagacttcctgtgggttGTAAAGAATAGAGTTTAAAATTCTTAATAACTGCCTACGTGCTGAAAGACGTTCCATTGTGAATGTAgaaggtgccagactgacaacCCAAGAGACTGACTGCCTGTTTGGACAGCGGCAAAACAATTGCCCCACAGTGCCCTAATTCTGACCAGCAGAGACAACCCTCAGAAGTGAGAAAACAGGCTAAATTCCACACCCATTGACTTGTTGGTCTCTCTGCTGATGTGCCctactgggggggagagggagtgtgtctCAGAGTGGCTAGTCAGAAGAGTGGTTGCTCAAAGTAGCTATGTTGCTGCTGAGTTCAGgcattgatattttaaaatgaatgcggCAAGCATGTCCTGCATATTTAAGTCACAAACAAATTCAGAAAGGCTTTTTAGCCTCCTCCCTGCCAGATCCTGCATGGAATTCCTTTGCCTCATCACAGGTGCCTTTTGCAATCTGGGCACTTCTCCAATGGTAACTGGACTAACTCTACCAGCTCATAAACACATGCCAAATTAATCTCTCAATCCCACAATATATTAGATTAGGAAACATGGAAATATCCTCTAATTTAGACTGTGCCTACTGCTACTTGAGGAATGAGCAGGATTCTGAAACTTCTGATTTCATGGGAATTCAAATGTGATACCAGAAGCAAGATTCAGATTTGGGCCTCTGCTTCCTATTTAACAACTGCAGCCTTCACTCCATAGCTGGGATTGGGGTTGGCACATGGTCAGATCTGATATCACACACAAGACACCAGATATCAGCATAATGCTATCACATTCTTTATTACAAAGAATGTCCAAAAAGATACAAGGAGGGCTATTTGCCAAAACTACAAGGGACAAGATAGTTTGATTTCAATATTTGCACATTTTCATGGGATTTCTTTATTTAATTAGTCTCAAAGGGCAGATAGTCCCTTGTGGATAAATATAATCTTGTGAAGAGTTATGAGCAGTTTTCTTTCTTCTCATTGGCTGTATGTATATCCTGGCACTGAAATTGGCCCCAAGGTGTCTATCCCCCCTTTTCAGTATTTTAAAGACTTTATAAGGTAGAAAATAAATATCAAGGTTGTGCATATTGCTACATTTGTGAAAATAAATCCAGGGATACATCTTAAGGATAAGAAGTACTTACCCACTTCTATGCAACTTTTGCTGTATTTCATTACATTATCTTTACAACCTGTGGATTTAAATGGATTTTATATATTTTAGCAAATATACTATCTCTTTGCAGCTACATATTTTCATTGGAACCTATCACGTGCACATATGAAGTTATTTCTCACCAACAAACTGTAGATATCACAATTAGAGTTATTTGCTTTCCTGGGCAGCTCCTATGAAATGAGCTCCATGAACAGCATTCTCATCTCCTCATTTAGTTCTCCCATTTTGGAAGTGTCACCATCCTTCTCCCCTGTCTCAGGCACAAAAATGTTGGCAGCTCTGCTAATGTATGCAGCATGATTCTCTTCAGATAAAAGGTTCTGGTGACAATTtatgaccctccccccccccccccccccaaaaaaaaaaacttgaggtCTTTCTGATAGCATCAGAAGCCTCTTCACATGTAATACATGCATCTACCTCCACTACAGAAGgttggtcccccccactacagatgtgggatgtgggcaaattggaaagagtccagcggaggacaacaaaaatgattagtgggctggggcacatgacttatgaggagaggctgagggaactgggcttgtttagtctgcagaagagaagagggagggggaatttgacagtagctttcaactacctgaagcggggttccaaagaggatggagtgagactgttctcagtagtggcagatgacagaacaagaagcagtggtctcaagttgcagtgggggagctctagattggatattgggaaacactatttGACTAGGAGgctgatgaagcactggaatgggttacgtagggaggtggtggaatctccatccttggaggtttttaaggcccggcttaacaaagccctggctgggatggtttagttggtgttggtcccgctttgagcaggggattagactagatgacctcctgaggtctcttccaactctaatattctatgattctatgatcttacCACAAATTAAAAAAGGGCCCTTAACTGCTTCCTCTGCTTTTTAATTGTCTACTTCCCAGCTGTCAAAATCTAAACAAGAAAAGACAAGACAAGGCCATGCCTGCTTACAGTGATTTAAAAACGAAGTGAACATAGTGCTTTTTAAAGATGCCAAATtgacagccctgggaggggacaaTCTTCTATCTGTCTACAGAACAagtacagcacaggcagcagcagcaccttaACCCTGGTGGGGGGAGGTCCAAATCTAGATGTGAAACTAGTGTGGATACCCATATAGCCTCCTTCTGAGTGCCAAGATGGGTGCCAGTTATTGTAGTATCACTTGTGATGGTGCTTGTTGTGGTATGGAAACCTtgttcactaggaactggacAGACCTCAAATACTCATTTCACAGAGTCACCAAACAAGGATTGGTCACTCAGAATCACCCGAGCCATCTGCCCCCCCTTTTTTGCAACACTTAGCCTATTACCAAGCTGCCTTGTAGTTTCAGAGAAAGCTTATATTCTTGATTAGTTTATTAAGAACTAAAAGTGAAAATAAAGGTAGCCACAGGTGTGAcatcataaaaaacaaaaaattaattatCTCTGTATCTACATGTTTATTATGCAGTCTGCTTAAAcataaaaatgcatttgtttttgttgatTCCTAGCTTTTCAAAACATCCTGTACAACAAAGTCTAGAAATAATTCAGTATCATAAATGAGATTTTCATATGAACCAGGTTAAATAGAGACTGGCAAATTACCTGGTGAAGTTAACGTGATGGATTTTGATGGAGAATCCTCATGTATATTTGCTGGGGGAAGGTTGTAAGCACTGATAGAATAAAACATTTCTGGTTCTACAGGGAATCCAATGTAGTGGAACTGccactaaaacaaaacaattaaaacagcagttttgagggccaaattcttctttcaGTTATGCGTAGCAACTTCAGTGAACTCTGTGAGCTGTGCTGATATAACCGAGAAGAGAATTTTCCTCTCAAATCATTAAATACTGAGAGAGAGATACATTGAAACAGTGAACAATAGAATGTTAAGGTAATGGAATGTCTGAGATACACACTGCTGTGAAACTTGTTTGGTTCTTAAGATCCTGATACCAAAAACCATTCAGTAACTTTTCCAATATCAGTTTATGCCTGGTAGAAGAATTCAGAATAACACATCCAAATCCAGCTTTGAAAACCCAAGTTTTCTCCTCATTttagtaataattaaaaaactaCAACTAACATTTGAAAGATACCACAAGGCTAATCATCCCCATCACTTTCCTGAATCCACAGGAGCTAGATCAGGCATAGTTGGGGAGGTAGAAGTGCAAAAAGAAGGAGCAATGGCTCCACATCAAGCTGTCCCAGTTCCTCAATCCTTTAGAAATTCACCACGGGTGTATCATGGGGTCGGGGTTCCACAAGATTGGAGAGGGCAGTCTGGGAGGAGGGCTGCCATCCAGGATACCATCCCCTGCCCCCGATCGTGAAATGAAAGATAATACTGAACCAGTCTGTATTATGTCACATTGGCTGCCTCTCTGTACGGGGAGCTCCAACACATAGACACAGTGGGGAGACATGCTGCCACGGGAAAAGGCGCAGCTAAGTCCTCCACACAGCTTTACCCTCTGCCAGTGTCTGAAAAAATGCAGGTTTGTACAGCTAAACCCATTTTACTACATTTTCTGAAGGAGTCCCATTTACAGCTCATTCTTTCCCAGCCCTCTAGGCATTAAGTGTGACACAGAGGAATGATCTGGCCTTGATTTTTAAATGACACCTCCCTACTCTCTCCTCCCTAATAACAACAAATGACaaaataatcattttttaaaaaaatgttcttacTCTTCTATTCCCAAACATGGTTTGACTTTGAAACTTCTCTGTGTAATTGCACCGAATACACTCAAAATGGTCTCTGGTTCCTTTACTCATCACACAGATCTTTGTGGCTGTCAGTTCTTTGATGCTGGCTGGAAGTAGAGAAGAAAAATTGGTATTCATAGATATAAATATTTGCATAGATCTTTGCTGCTCatacataaagaaataaaataaaccttgCACAGTATTAAACAGAGAAAACTATAGTGATACAATAGATCCTGACATAAAGGTTGTCGTGATACTCTTAATCCTTTGGCTCTATTTACAGTATAAACCATGGTCCTAGCTATCACCATGTTTTTGTAATACTGTATCTAGTTCATGCCAGAATCATCTGACCAAGTTAAAACAAACTTGACTAAGTTAAGTCCATAGCGCGTCTCTTTTCACAGCTCAATCATATGTATACAGTACAACTATAACTACAACACTAACTTTATGTAtagcagtgcactctgggaaaatctgggcagctatcccagagtgccgTAGCAAGGTTAGAGCATCAGTAGCAATACGTGAGGTAATATGCTCTGGGGTGTCCTTCTTCCAAAAAGCTGTGAGGAAGAAAAAGTGGCCATACACATGTATTATTAGGTGGGTTCTCCATATACAGCAAAGAAACAATGTTATGAACTGGTTAAAGAAAAACAACTATAAATCAGCACAAGTCATTATGGCTAGGATGGCATATGATTAATTGCTGTGCTTACTAACTGTTTATTAACTATGTT carries:
- the IL17RB gene encoding interleukin-17 receptor B isoform X4, with amino-acid sequence MDASIKELTATKICVMSKGTRDHFECIRCNYTEKFQSQTMFGNRRWQFHYIGFPVEPEMFYSISAYNLPPANIHEDSPSKSITLTSPGCKDNVMKYSKSCIEVGSLWNPNITACKIEAEVEVNFTTSSLGTKYTILLCECEKCDVPIERDLTTKINEIRTSIRIPVSDQSNNISVQIIPYFAKCEYDCRRHKGTLTTCVQNHSNGTTTIDSAGRYVCFILVALFVTVCVIAAVVFFRNHATTKMFFHRAELQQPVKVLVIYPKEVCFQHTVLAFAEFLHKHCQSDVIIDVWQKRRIAEQGPVQWLAIQKEIADKIIFLSSSSIITECDAVCHKSIGNHKDNAECMFTLAFNLFCSDVKNISSLHKYMVVSFNEINSKDTLPCALKSCPKYCLMKDIDIFCRDLSSSQRQAHSTNRKLVCGWRSTTKCIQTEEYNVLCSTISTQSQQQQDMIL